A region of Streptomyces sp. TG1A-60 DNA encodes the following proteins:
- a CDS encoding PspC domain-containing protein, whose amino-acid sequence MTDHQHAAAEPGPGSGPDARRPTTEPQDAVPAPDTAQEPRAHEDGGAHRRPGTGTQAGSGAPADQAPAGDPVGAARGPTPGVAADPSAPGGAGHPSPDDPAGALSAPHRFRRDRRHKMLGGVCAGLGRQCDMDPVIFRVVLAVLSATGGFGLVFYGFAWLFMPYDDEEENEVRKLLTGRVDGQALTAVLFALVGCGVFLTMLSNTTVLTFSVVVSLLLAGAGYWSQQRGAPDPDPLAAQAVADAPPEAQAPPVAASYPSWWRDPIVKDGTYVGGTGYLWGPWETRDRDMAAAVNIAQGTHPSGQNIRTVHAPKPRGARWTGGWIFLLALLAGGAGTTATWEDRALAASLQTGLACALTVFGLGIALSAFLGRTGAGSIFLAVVTAGLLACSAALPANITTDWVRTEWTPGNAESVAARYGLGTGVGTLDLSRVAVPKGETLATSVEVGAGKVKVVVPPDVTVRLDVEVGLGDIQLPGDDKEDVDVAPDKSDRLTLPPAEGSDGGGTITIDLEVGLGQAEVARAAS is encoded by the coding sequence ATGACGGATCACCAGCACGCGGCAGCGGAGCCGGGCCCCGGCTCGGGTCCGGACGCCCGGCGGCCCACCACCGAGCCGCAGGACGCCGTGCCCGCACCGGACACGGCCCAGGAGCCGCGCGCGCACGAGGACGGTGGCGCGCATCGGCGGCCGGGCACAGGCACACAGGCCGGCTCGGGCGCACCCGCGGATCAGGCGCCCGCCGGGGACCCGGTCGGGGCCGCACGCGGGCCCACCCCCGGCGTCGCCGCAGACCCGTCCGCCCCGGGCGGGGCCGGCCACCCCTCCCCCGACGATCCGGCCGGCGCCCTCTCCGCCCCGCACAGGTTCCGCCGTGACCGGCGGCACAAAATGCTGGGCGGTGTCTGTGCGGGACTCGGGCGTCAGTGCGACATGGACCCGGTGATCTTCCGTGTCGTGCTCGCGGTGCTCTCCGCGACCGGCGGCTTCGGTCTCGTCTTCTACGGCTTCGCCTGGCTGTTCATGCCGTACGACGACGAAGAGGAGAACGAGGTACGCAAGCTGCTGACCGGCCGGGTCGACGGCCAGGCCCTCACAGCCGTGCTCTTCGCACTGGTCGGCTGCGGCGTCTTCCTCACCATGCTGAGCAACACCACCGTCCTGACCTTCTCCGTGGTCGTCTCCCTGCTCCTGGCCGGTGCGGGGTACTGGTCGCAGCAGCGCGGTGCCCCCGACCCCGATCCGCTCGCCGCGCAGGCCGTGGCCGACGCGCCGCCGGAGGCCCAGGCGCCGCCCGTGGCCGCCTCCTACCCCTCCTGGTGGCGCGACCCCATAGTCAAGGACGGGACGTATGTCGGCGGCACGGGCTATCTGTGGGGGCCGTGGGAGACCCGCGACCGCGACATGGCGGCGGCCGTCAACATCGCCCAGGGCACACACCCCTCCGGCCAGAACATACGCACCGTGCACGCGCCGAAGCCTCGTGGCGCGCGCTGGACAGGCGGCTGGATCTTCCTGCTCGCGCTGCTCGCCGGCGGCGCCGGCACCACCGCGACCTGGGAGGACCGCGCACTGGCCGCCAGCCTGCAGACGGGCCTGGCGTGCGCGCTGACCGTGTTCGGCCTGGGCATAGCCCTGAGCGCCTTCCTGGGCCGTACGGGAGCGGGGTCGATCTTCCTGGCCGTGGTCACGGCGGGACTCCTGGCCTGCTCGGCGGCGCTCCCGGCGAACATCACCACCGACTGGGTCCGTACGGAATGGACACCGGGGAACGCGGAGAGCGTGGCGGCCCGGTACGGGCTGGGCACGGGTGTGGGCACTCTGGACCTGTCCAGGGTGGCCGTGCCGAAGGGAGAGACGCTGGCCACGAGCGTGGAGGTGGGCGCGGGCAAGGTGAAGGTGGTGGTGCCGCCGGACGTCACCGTGCGGCTGGACGTCGAAGTGGGCCTCGGTGACATCCAGTTGCCGGGCGACGACAAGGAGGACGTGGATGTGGCACCGGACAAGAGCGATCGGCTGACACTGCCGCCGGCCGAGGGCTCGGACGGCGGCGGCACGATCACCATCGATCTCGAAGTCGGTCTGGGACAGGCGGAGGTGGCCCGTGCTGCGTCATGA